One Brassica napus cultivar Da-Ae chromosome A1, Da-Ae, whole genome shotgun sequence genomic region harbors:
- the LOC125586084 gene encoding transcriptional regulator TAC1-like — protein MANIKNPKNVDDDSDRISRNSHQSVDNSLSRSYLCSFCVRGFSNAQALGGHMNIHRRDRANLRQRLMEDHKDDVVAESDHPSEGISLDLNEKQQQQDAFTCEDDDQNQDVEKDISPGKKLGFWVQESKIDTTNDDEKVTEVGIDGSSSSHHGEIEGLDLELRLGQSAGEKKTT, from the coding sequence ATGGCAAACatcaaaaaccctaaaaacgTGGATGATGATTCCGATCGCATTTCAAGAAACAGTCATCAAAGCGTTGATAACTCTCTGTCAAGATCTTACTTATGCAGTTTCTGCGTAAGGGGCTTCTCGAATGCTCAAGCACTAGGAGGACATATGAACATCCACAGAAGAGACAGAGCTAATCTCAGACAAAGGCTTATGGAAGATCACAAGGATGATGTTGTAGCGGAGAGTGATCATCCATCAGAAGGTATCTCTCTAGACCTTAatgaaaaacaacaacaacaagacgCCTTTACATGTGAAGATGATGATCAAAATCAAGATGTGGAAAAAGATATAAGTCCTGgtaagaaattagggttttgggttcAAGAAAGCAAGATTGATACTACTAATGATGATGAAAAAGTCACGGAGGTTGGCATAGATGGTTCGAGTTCGAGTCATCATGGTGAGATTGAAGGATTGGATCTTGAGCTCCGGTTAGGCCAAAGCGCCGGGGAGAAGAAGACAACATAA